A genomic segment from Rhodothermaceae bacterium encodes:
- a CDS encoding RluA family pseudouridine synthase, translating into MWLFEDNHLLTLDKPAGLLSQADSTGDPDVVTLAKEYIKHKYSKPGNVYIGLVHRLDRPTSGAMVLARTSKAARRLSQAFRERSVKKKYIALVEGALTGSGVMEDYLRKEADRSYVVQVKDQGKYASLRWNAVESNGKVTLVSIELITGRAHQIRCQFSDRGFPVLGDIRYGAQQGFDGKDQIALHCQNLRFLHPVKKTSMDVETTLPSPWRKFRELYY; encoded by the coding sequence ATGTGGCTTTTTGAAGACAACCACCTTTTGACGCTCGACAAACCTGCAGGACTGCTTTCCCAGGCGGATAGTACAGGAGACCCAGATGTAGTGACATTGGCAAAGGAGTATATCAAACACAAATACAGTAAGCCTGGGAATGTATATATCGGATTGGTCCACCGATTGGATCGCCCCACCTCGGGAGCAATGGTGCTTGCAAGGACCTCTAAAGCAGCACGACGTTTATCTCAGGCATTCCGTGAGCGAAGCGTAAAAAAGAAGTATATCGCTCTTGTGGAAGGGGCCCTGACTGGCAGCGGGGTCATGGAAGATTATTTGCGTAAGGAAGCGGATCGGTCCTATGTGGTGCAGGTGAAGGACCAGGGCAAGTATGCGAGCTTACGGTGGAATGCGGTAGAGTCCAATGGGAAGGTTACACTGGTATCGATAGAGCTGATTACAGGGCGTGCTCATCAAATTCGATGTCAGTTCAGTGATCGGGGATTCCCCGTATTAGGAGACATTCGCTATGGTGCACAGCAAGGTTTTGATGGAAAGGACCAGATTGCATTACATTGTCAAAATCTCCGCTTTTTACATCCTGTAAAGAAGACCTCCATGGATGTCGAAACCACGCTTCCCAGTCCCTGGAGAAAGTTTAGGGAACTATATTACTAA
- a CDS encoding SRPBCC domain-containing protein: MFGIYHDVVLDIAPAKVFAAFSTETGLNSWWTDRCKADRRIGGTYEFYFDPDYHWSAQVIELTESKQITWIFTQADRDWTGTRLSFSLVHSDGKLLLRMEHTGWRVRNHHFRHSSYWWAQYLRKLKESVVTTPE, translated from the coding sequence ATGTTTGGAATCTACCACGATGTTGTGTTGGATATTGCACCGGCGAAAGTTTTTGCAGCCTTCAGTACCGAAACTGGACTGAATAGCTGGTGGACCGATCGGTGCAAAGCAGATCGCCGGATTGGAGGGACATATGAATTCTACTTTGACCCAGATTATCACTGGTCAGCACAAGTCATCGAACTCACCGAGTCCAAACAGATTACCTGGATCTTCACACAGGCAGACCGTGACTGGACAGGTACAAGGTTGAGCTTCAGCTTAGTTCACTCCGACGGCAAACTGTTGTTGCGTATGGAGCATACCGGATGGAGGGTCCGTAACCACCACTTCCGACACTCCAGCTACTGGTGGGCACAGTACCTCAGGAAGTTGAAGGAAAGCGTGGTTACCACACCAGAATAG
- a CDS encoding VOC family protein yields the protein MSKLELGAFSMSLAVRDLYVSSEFYQKLGFEVTHEGQGYLIMVNGTTVIGLFQGMFEGNILTFNPGLCAKNDSEGALLEAWRVDEFTDIRAIQKHLKSLDLELVSEVDEKKNSNGPGSLMLQDPDGNVILVDQFFDRPDTSVQ from the coding sequence ATGAGCAAACTTGAGTTGGGAGCATTTTCCATGAGTCTGGCAGTCCGCGACCTTTACGTATCTAGTGAATTCTACCAGAAACTGGGTTTTGAGGTAACACACGAGGGGCAAGGTTACTTAATCATGGTGAATGGCACCACGGTGATCGGGCTTTTTCAGGGGATGTTCGAGGGGAATATTCTCACCTTTAACCCTGGTTTGTGTGCGAAAAACGACTCTGAGGGAGCATTGCTGGAAGCATGGCGCGTAGATGAGTTTACAGATATCCGGGCGATTCAAAAGCATCTCAAATCTCTTGATCTGGAGCTTGTATCGGAAGTGGATGAGAAGAAAAATTCGAACGGGCCCGGAAGTTTAATGCTTCAAGACCCCGACGGAAATGTCATTTTGGTAGATCAATTTTTTGACCGCCCCGACACGTCGGTTCAATAG
- a CDS encoding SRPBCC domain-containing protein translates to MRTLSFSENFACTPQELFDALHTPSALRSWWNANRVIIIPRTNGMYAAAWGEDEDDPEYVSSGIYRVYDPPYKSVIEDFRYYAKSDPADFEGLMSITYEITARNSEAHLQLTHTGIPEGAEADAYFEACTIGWVETLKNLKKYVEQHM, encoded by the coding sequence ATGCGTACACTTTCTTTTTCAGAGAATTTCGCCTGCACACCACAGGAGCTGTTTGATGCGCTGCACACTCCGAGCGCACTACGCAGTTGGTGGAATGCAAATCGGGTAATCATTATCCCTCGCACAAATGGCATGTATGCTGCCGCCTGGGGGGAGGATGAAGATGATCCCGAATACGTCTCTTCGGGGATCTACCGAGTCTATGATCCACCATATAAGAGTGTGATTGAGGACTTCCGGTATTATGCAAAATCTGATCCAGCCGACTTTGAAGGCCTGATGTCTATCACCTATGAAATTACCGCGCGCAACTCAGAAGCACATCTGCAACTTACACACACGGGCATCCCAGAGGGCGCTGAAGCTGATGCTTACTTTGAGGCCTGTACTATAGGATGGGTGGAAACCCTCAAAAATCTTAAAAAATATGTGGAACAACATATGTAG
- a CDS encoding DUF2461 domain-containing protein produces MITPALFDFFRELRANNNRDWFNENRARYEQDVKAPLLRFITEFAGPLQTISPHFTAIPKVGGSLFRIYRDIRFSKDKRPYKEAAGVHFRHAAGKDVHAPGFYLHLAPDEVFAAIGIWGPGSKELLRIRQEIARHPDTWTGITQDPDFLSVFSEGYEHQKLKRAPKGFDPNHPLIEDLKCKHFVASCPLSEKFVCTPDFPVKLAQTYSHGAKYMEHLTHTLDLPW; encoded by the coding sequence ATGATTACCCCTGCGCTATTTGATTTCTTTCGTGAACTCCGTGCCAACAATAATCGGGACTGGTTCAACGAGAACCGCGCCCGCTATGAACAGGATGTAAAAGCTCCGCTACTGAGATTCATCACAGAATTTGCTGGACCGCTTCAAACAATCAGTCCCCACTTTACGGCCATTCCGAAGGTTGGCGGTTCCCTCTTTCGTATCTACCGAGATATCCGCTTCTCAAAAGATAAACGACCTTATAAGGAAGCCGCCGGCGTGCACTTTCGGCATGCAGCGGGAAAAGATGTGCATGCACCGGGATTCTATCTTCACTTGGCTCCTGACGAAGTGTTCGCCGCAATTGGCATCTGGGGACCCGGCAGTAAAGAATTACTCAGGATCCGGCAAGAGATTGCCCGACACCCGGATACATGGACCGGAATCACCCAAGATCCAGACTTTTTGAGCGTATTCTCCGAAGGATACGAGCACCAGAAGCTAAAACGAGCCCCGAAGGGGTTTGACCCAAATCATCCTCTCATTGAGGACTTGAAATGCAAACACTTCGTAGCTTCATGTCCCCTGTCTGAAAAGTTTGTGTGTACACCGGACTTTCCGGTTAAACTTGCACAAACCTACAGTCATGGCGCGAAGTACATGGAGCATCTGACACATACACTTGACCTTCCCTGGTAA
- the cadA gene encoding cadmium-translocating P-type ATPase, translating into MDTATSPLTIPVTGMHCASCAAGLERQFRQRPDTTQVHVNIATHEAHVEGLSPQAAVAVIQEAGYDVAQSKLVLHAKEEGSGLSQQSIDERCSRLGPLVQGELSGETLTLSWIPGLVKAEDLLAAFPEYAHTPGGKSKTSAFNQIRLVIAVPGAVSLMALTMLEAASHMVLMAIATPIVFYCGSEFFKRAWIALKRGAANMYTLIAIGVATAWIYSTVITLFPALFDAAPPIYFEASAVIVALVLVGQFLESRAMAQTGSAIEALLRLQVPVARVQRGAHWVDLPVEAVKPGDLVIVRLGDQVPVDGEVVQGFGVVDESMLTGEPLPVSKSEGDIVVAGTLNVDGSLTVRVTQTGQDTVLQQIVRLTKEAQGRKAPIQKLADRVSGVFVPVVLVIAAVTFAAWLIAGWGLEHALTTFVSVLIIACPCALGLATPAAVVTATGAGARRGVLFKGGDALERISRITHIVLDKTGTLTTGKPAVQSVEASPKHSVPEILQMAASLEVHSQHPLAEAIVAKAREDGVEYGLAEAVESIPGHGISGVVQGREICVGSDVFLVQRGISLPSIASTEARIHVAVDGQWAAQFSITDALRSTSKDAVTQLRHQGLTAIMLTGDTEKNAMAAAEQVGIDHIQAGVTPEGKLEFISSLRGPNTVVAMVGDGINDAPALAEADVGIAIGSGTQVAVETADVTLLREDLGSAADAINVGQRAMSTIRQNLFFAFIYNTLSIPVAAGALYGMFGVLLNPMLASLAMTLSSLSVVLNSLRLRNKLKP; encoded by the coding sequence ATGGATACGGCCACCTCTCCACTTACAATCCCTGTAACGGGCATGCACTGTGCTTCGTGCGCTGCTGGGCTGGAGCGCCAATTCAGACAACGCCCCGATACGACTCAGGTGCATGTGAACATTGCTACGCATGAAGCACACGTTGAGGGGCTGTCTCCACAAGCCGCCGTGGCCGTGATTCAAGAAGCAGGATATGATGTCGCTCAATCCAAGTTGGTTCTTCACGCAAAGGAGGAAGGTTCTGGTTTAAGTCAGCAGAGTATTGATGAACGCTGCAGCAGGCTCGGACCGCTGGTACAGGGAGAGTTATCGGGCGAAACATTGACCCTATCGTGGATTCCAGGTCTCGTGAAAGCAGAAGATCTGTTGGCTGCATTTCCTGAGTATGCACATACACCGGGCGGCAAATCGAAAACGTCTGCTTTCAATCAGATCCGCTTAGTGATTGCCGTACCGGGTGCCGTGAGCCTGATGGCCTTGACCATGCTTGAGGCAGCATCCCACATGGTATTGATGGCGATTGCGACCCCCATCGTGTTTTACTGTGGAAGTGAATTCTTCAAGCGAGCATGGATTGCATTAAAGCGAGGCGCCGCAAACATGTATACGCTCATTGCAATTGGGGTAGCAACGGCATGGATCTACAGTACAGTTATCACTCTTTTCCCGGCGTTATTTGATGCAGCCCCGCCTATTTACTTTGAAGCCTCGGCAGTCATTGTAGCTCTGGTTCTCGTTGGCCAGTTTCTGGAGTCACGTGCAATGGCACAAACCGGATCTGCGATTGAGGCACTTCTGCGGCTACAGGTGCCAGTTGCCCGTGTACAGCGGGGCGCACATTGGGTGGATTTACCTGTTGAGGCAGTGAAGCCAGGTGATCTTGTGATCGTTCGGCTTGGAGATCAAGTTCCCGTTGATGGGGAGGTGGTACAGGGATTTGGTGTGGTAGATGAGAGTATGTTGACAGGAGAACCTTTGCCGGTTTCCAAATCAGAAGGCGATATTGTGGTGGCAGGTACCCTGAATGTAGATGGATCTCTGACAGTGCGTGTTACGCAAACTGGTCAAGACACTGTGTTGCAACAAATTGTCCGCCTTACCAAGGAAGCCCAGGGACGCAAAGCACCAATCCAGAAATTGGCAGACCGAGTGTCGGGAGTTTTTGTGCCGGTCGTCTTGGTGATTGCAGCGGTAACGTTTGCAGCGTGGTTGATCGCGGGGTGGGGCTTAGAACATGCACTCACCACATTCGTCTCCGTACTCATTATTGCCTGTCCGTGTGCTCTAGGGTTGGCGACTCCTGCTGCTGTAGTTACTGCCACCGGAGCCGGGGCCCGGAGGGGAGTCCTGTTCAAGGGGGGAGATGCTTTAGAACGAATTAGTCGGATTACACATATTGTTCTGGATAAAACAGGGACGCTCACCACGGGAAAACCAGCGGTTCAGTCTGTTGAAGCGTCCCCAAAGCATTCCGTTCCGGAAATTTTGCAGATGGCCGCCTCGCTGGAGGTACACTCGCAGCACCCTTTGGCAGAGGCTATTGTTGCGAAAGCCAGAGAGGATGGAGTTGAATATGGTTTGGCAGAAGCGGTTGAATCGATTCCTGGACATGGCATTTCGGGGGTTGTGCAGGGTCGTGAAATATGTGTTGGCAGCGATGTATTCTTGGTTCAGAGAGGGATCAGTCTGCCCTCAATTGCCTCAACAGAGGCAAGAATTCATGTGGCGGTTGACGGACAATGGGCAGCGCAGTTTTCGATCACAGATGCACTGCGGAGTACGTCCAAGGATGCAGTTACACAGTTGCGTCATCAGGGTTTAACCGCCATTATGCTGACGGGAGATACAGAAAAAAATGCAATGGCCGCAGCAGAGCAGGTTGGGATCGATCATATACAAGCCGGTGTAACACCGGAAGGCAAGCTTGAATTTATCTCGTCCCTGCGAGGGCCTAATACGGTAGTGGCAATGGTTGGTGATGGGATCAATGATGCTCCTGCACTTGCCGAGGCAGACGTTGGAATCGCCATTGGATCTGGTACACAAGTTGCCGTTGAGACGGCAGATGTCACGCTTCTGCGCGAAGATCTGGGATCTGCTGCAGATGCGATCAATGTAGGTCAGAGGGCCATGAGTACGATTCGTCAGAACCTGTTTTTCGCATTTATTTATAACACACTGAGTATTCCTGTAGCTGCCGGTGCGCTATATGGAATGTTCGGAGTACTTCTCAATCCTATGTTGGCATCGCTGGCAATGACTCTATCCAGTCTGTCGGTGGTTCTCAACAGTTTACGATTGCGCAACAAACTTAAACCTTAA
- a CDS encoding VOC family protein translates to MNPFKTHGAFSWQELLATDIPSALNYYTQLLGLTTSEMPMPDGTYTLLHSHSKRVAGLMACPPDAPPCWTYYVTVHDIQKLLEENELNLIVPLQEVPMIGSFAGLLDPYGAYLSVIQYNEAGEPDKEAIVSNQEALTTHGAFSWFELHTNEPKAAADWYSKLFGWSIKKIELPSTYYIISANGTEIGGIMEVMDPNVPPHWSCIVTVDNVDAVQSQVAELGGTVLAPAFDLPNVGRLLYTLDPTGLPLAFGTWAPQPSEE, encoded by the coding sequence ATGAACCCATTCAAAACACACGGCGCCTTCAGCTGGCAGGAACTCTTAGCTACTGACATACCCTCGGCATTAAACTACTATACACAGCTTCTGGGGTTAACCACCAGCGAGATGCCAATGCCCGATGGCACATATACACTGCTTCACAGCCACTCAAAGCGTGTCGCCGGATTAATGGCTTGTCCTCCCGATGCCCCACCCTGTTGGACGTACTACGTCACAGTTCATGATATTCAGAAACTTCTTGAAGAGAATGAATTGAACCTGATCGTTCCTTTACAGGAAGTCCCTATGATTGGCTCCTTTGCAGGACTTCTGGATCCATATGGGGCATACCTATCCGTCATCCAATACAATGAAGCTGGGGAGCCTGACAAAGAGGCCATTGTGAGTAATCAGGAAGCATTGACCACACATGGTGCATTTTCATGGTTCGAACTTCACACCAATGAACCAAAAGCGGCTGCCGATTGGTACAGCAAACTGTTTGGCTGGTCCATTAAAAAGATAGAACTACCCTCCACTTACTATATCATTTCTGCGAATGGAACTGAAATCGGTGGAATAATGGAAGTCATGGACCCTAATGTTCCGCCACACTGGAGTTGCATTGTTACGGTCGATAATGTAGATGCTGTACAGTCGCAAGTCGCTGAATTAGGAGGAACTGTTCTTGCACCTGCCTTTGACCTGCCGAATGTTGGCCGTTTACTGTATACTCTTGATCCTACTGGTTTGCCGCTTGCGTTTGGCACTTGGGCTCCCCAACCCTCAGAAGAATAG
- a CDS encoding repressor LexA — MPRPLTEKQQAVLDFIIKYDQEDMGWPSYESFMDEFGYKSSNSITQNLKALQKKGYLINEEGGYQLKPEQKDARRGIPILGEITAGTLQEAVETNLGYITIETLFPNLDRIFAVRVRGESMIGAEIHDGDYVLLVDDDIPDGGIGAVLYNGETSLKRIFMDHQGLRLEPANSEFDDIHIAPDIFEEVKILGRYIGHVNKMGVRKAPEMYQVSTRHYSPFGNEA, encoded by the coding sequence ATGCCACGACCCTTGACCGAAAAACAGCAGGCTGTACTGGACTTCATCATAAAATATGATCAAGAGGATATGGGATGGCCCAGTTACGAGAGTTTTATGGATGAGTTTGGTTACAAATCCTCTAACAGTATCACACAGAATCTGAAGGCTCTCCAGAAGAAAGGTTACTTAATTAATGAAGAAGGCGGTTACCAGCTAAAGCCCGAACAAAAAGATGCTCGACGCGGGATTCCGATCCTCGGTGAGATCACCGCGGGAACGCTTCAGGAAGCCGTGGAAACGAATCTGGGTTATATCACGATAGAAACTCTTTTTCCCAATCTTGACCGTATTTTTGCGGTACGTGTTCGAGGTGAATCCATGATTGGAGCTGAAATCCATGACGGTGATTATGTACTCCTAGTGGATGATGATATTCCAGATGGTGGTATTGGTGCAGTCCTCTATAATGGTGAAACTTCTCTCAAGAGGATTTTCATGGATCATCAGGGGCTTCGCCTTGAGCCGGCCAATTCCGAATTCGATGATATTCACATCGCGCCCGACATCTTTGAGGAGGTAAAAATTCTGGGACGGTATATTGGACATGTGAATAAAATGGGAGTTCGGAAAGCACCGGAGATGTACCAAGTCTCAACACGGCATTACTCCCCATTCGGGAACGAGGCTTAG